The Perca fluviatilis chromosome 2, GENO_Pfluv_1.0, whole genome shotgun sequence genome includes a region encoding these proteins:
- the LOC120545524 gene encoding uncharacterized protein LOC120545524, whose protein sequence is MSTKGPSTKIRSNASWNSDDDDFQQGRPVLQNISQLLNQTTGVIRKRSRAERSKKAERGSSLPLQKRQCGAGVLINPCFENQRPRQPCESPQLFGGNVIPMPSRVRRIRKTTIGTLNAVADLQRVHPGSEELFAPSLDASDFPERQRDAPQQFLQWGDVAELQDIAGTAVPRDVIAPIQELPQSGAEEAPFEGESKESSETDRTSISPEQEACQCHGNEGDVECDCVCYIPNTPISQRPKAKVIPQAHATSDVSVNTEDIDEAFQCGQVLDCSSTNSSLEAVDHINRPAKITVVEDEALFEFCAKLHATHRVKCDTSPARIQS, encoded by the exons ATGTCTACAAAGG GGCCTTCTACGAAGATTAGGAGTAATGCTTCTTGGaactctgatgatgatgattttcaacaag GGAGACCAGTATTACAGAATATAAGTCAACTCTTAAATCAGACCACTGGCGTAATAAGAAAAAGAAGTCGAGCTGAACGCTCTAAGAAAGCTGAAAGAGG GTCGTCTCTACCTCTACAAAAGCGACAATGTGGTGCAGGGGTTTTGATAAACCCATGCTTTGAAAACCAAAGACCCCGTCAGCCCTGTGAGTCACCGCAACTATTTGGGGGCAATGTTATACCCATGCCATCTCGCGTTCGCAGAATAAGGAAGACCACTATTGGG ACGCTAAATGCTGTCGCAGATTTACAGAGAGTGCATCCCGGGTCAGAGGAGTTGTTCGCACCCTCATTGGATGCATCAGATTTCCCAGAGAGACAGCGTGATGCGCCTCAACAATTTTTACAATGGGGGGATGTGGCAGAGCTCCAGGACATAGCTGGGACGGCGGTGCCCAGGGACGTAATTGCCCCAATCCAGGAGCTACCTCAAAGCGGAGCTGAAGAG GCACCCTTTGAAGGAGAAAGCAAAGAATCATCAGAGACCGACCGCACCTCGATTTCACCTGAGCAGGAAGCCTGTCAGTGCCATGGGAACGAGGGTGATGTAgaatgtgattgtgtgtgttatattcCAAACACCCCCATCAGTCAGAGACCCAAAGCTAAAGTAATCCCACAGGCTCATGCAACATCAGACGTCTCTGTAAATACAGAAGATATTGATGAGGCATTTCAATGTGGTCAAGTATTGGATTGTTCTAGTACCAACAGCAGTCTTGAAGCAGTTGATCACATAAACCGTCCTGCAAAGATAACAGTAGTTGAGGATGAGGCCCTCTTCGAATTCTGTGCGAAACTTCACGCGACACACCGTGTCAAATGCGATACATCGCCAGCTAGAATCCAAAGTTGa